The following are encoded in a window of Dryobates pubescens isolate bDryPub1 chromosome 25, bDryPub1.pri, whole genome shotgun sequence genomic DNA:
- the ZBTB4 gene encoding zinc finger and BTB domain-containing protein 4, translated as MAPVVEVSDAGHCRSLLLELNEQRLRGQFCDVTIIAEDTKFRAHKNVLAASSPFFKRALAQEATCPNPAQVLELPGVQAGVFSDVLNFIYNSRLAVASQAAARELGAVGRRLGIPCLQGLEGGSPKEAAGVKNGSWSPVDLSGAGGEVAAAAAVARSGSSSSSTSTSSSNSSSSSSSSSTESMELVVVASESRLGPLESRLRSSEPLGSSKSTLGSSEPMLGSSECLVSSKSTLESSKLRLGSSESRLRSSESTLRSPEPTLGSAEPNLGPPEGSSPLCCGLCGRAFSTAAALAFHAKLHRGRRGLACRHCGKSFIHVKRLQTHEVICKDNHAQPTPPTTTTTPPTTTTTIPATTTTTPAPKQGKKALLLRHRALEPATPEREEEESATVKTVDGHLVYLCGVCQRSYMTLSSLKRHANVHSWRRKYPCRYSPPPQCSPCRYCDKVFALAEYRTKHEVWHTGERRYQCIFCWDTFVTYYNLKTHQKAFHGINPALISSEKTPNGGYKPKLNALKLYRLLPMRAHKRPYKTYSQAAATGGEQVEGGGGFSSPRPEQASVIAYGRPAAPPSVIVHSGTAAAAASVITYNGGGREEAVGVVAQPVVVRPMKKQVLRDYIEAQRAAGVGPSEQLAAGGGGVGPGGGVGPGGGEGPSSGMEPSSGEGPSSGEGPSGGIGPSGGARPSSGSSIGTSSGLGPSGGVRPSSGGGVGSSGGARPSNSGSVGPGGSTRPSGGGARPSGGARPSGSARPSGGINLGPTTTPTSTPRTMTYVAKPAYVGSGGEGRGAPLCQITVRIGEEAIVKRRISETDLHLEATTTTSSPPPPHQHHHAHPPAPAAILDDSDAEDRLWRPYYSYKAKRKASGGAGTSGGGATKAKKPRWRRVLRSLRREVEDGDGEAGPADASSSRRQRRQRRRRRHHHHHLCRVCGKSFSALKKLRKHQRGHEGTEGDAGGDGGGGAARVGRRPSLRFACSRCSKVCKTAAALSRHAKRHQAEASLPPPGLPPLSPPCPVSPAPPPTVITYTPLAAGGGLEDEEGAEGAGDKEGGVAPALPQWSDSGDPPPGDAVAVAGGKEVAVNNDVPGAAESTFQNTFRHRSDIPALPSRL; from the exons ATGGCTCCGGTTGTGGAGGTGTCGGACGCGGGGCACTGCCgctcgctgctgctggagctgaacGAGCAGCGCCTGCGGGGCCAGTTCTGCGACGTCACCATCATCGCCGAGGACACCAAGTTCCGGGCCCACAAGAACGTCCTGGCAGCTTCCAGCCCTTTCTTCAAGAGAGCTCTGGCCCAGGAAGCCACttgccccaacccagctcaGGTGCTGGAACTGCCCGGGGTCCAGGCTGGGGTCTTCTCTGATGTCCTCAACTTCATCTACAACTCACGGCTGGCGGTggcctcccaggcagctgcccgGGAGCTGGGGGCCGTGGGGAGGAGGTTGGGGATCCCCTGCCTGCAAGGTTTGGAAGGGGGAAGCCccaaggaagcagcaggggtGAAGAACGGCTCCTGGTCGCCCGTTGACCtgagcggggctgggggggaggtggcagcggcggcagcagtGGCGAGGTCAGGGTCTAGTTCAAGCTCAACATCAACCTCGAGCTCGAATTCAAGCTCCAGCTCTAGTTCAAGTTCAACAGAGTCAATGGAATTAGTGGTGGTGGCTTCAGAGTCAAGGTTGGGGCCCTTGGAGTCAAGGTTGAGGTCTTCGGAGCCTTTGGGGTCCTCAAAGTCAACTTTGGGGTCTTCAGAGCCGATGTTGGGGTCTTCAGAATGTTTGGTGTCTTCAAAGTCAACTTTGGAGTCTTCCAAGTTGAGGCTGGGGTCTTCAGAGTCGAGATTGAGATCTTCGGAATCAACGCTGAGGTCTCCAGAGCCAACCTTGGGTTCTGCAGAGCCAAACCTGGGGCCTCCTGAGGGTTCTTCCCCATTGTGCTGTGGCCTGTGTGGCCGCGCCTTCAGCACGGCCGCGGCCTTGGCCTTCCACGCCAAGCTCCACCGTGGGCGCCGGGGCCTGGCCTGCCGccactgtggcaagagcttcatcCACGTCAAAAGGCTCCAGACCCATGAAGTCATCTGCAAGGACAACCAcgcccagcccacccccccgaccaccaccaccacccccccaaccaccaccaccaccatcccagccaccaccaccaccacccctgcccccaAACAAGGCAAGAAAGCTTTGCTGCTCCGCCACCGCGCCCTGGAACCGGCGACGCCAgagcgggaggaggaggaatctGCGACGGTGAAGACGGTGGATGGGCACCTGGTGTATCTCTGTGGGGTCTGCCAGAGGTCCTACATGACCCTGTCTAGCCTCAAGCGCCACGCCAACGTCCACTCCTGGCGCCGAAAGTACCCCTGCAGgtactcccccccaccccag TGctccccctgcaggtactgtgACAAGGTCTTCGCCCTGGCAGAGTACCGCACAAAGCACGAGGTGTGGCACACCGGTGAGCGCCGCTACCAATGCATCTTTTGCTGGGACACCTTTGTCACCTACTACAACCTCAAGACCCACCAGAAGGCCTTTCATGGCATCAACCCGGCCCTCATCTCCTCCGAGAAGACCCCCAACGGGGGCTACAAGCCCAAGCTCAACGCCCTCAAGCTTTACCGCCTCCTCCCCATGAGGGCGCACAAGAGGCCCTACAAGACCTACAGCCAAGCGGCGGCGACAGGCGGGGAGCAGgtggaaggtggtggtggtttctCCTCGCCCAGGCCTGAGCAGGCCTCGGTTATTGCCTACGGGAGGCCGGCGGCGCCGCCGTCAGTCATCGTTCACAGTGGgacggcagcggcggcggcctCCGTGATCACCTACAatggaggaggcagggaggaggctgtgggggtggTGGCCCAGCCGGTGGTGGTGAGGCCAATGAAGAAACAGGTCCTGAGGGACTACATCGAGGCCCAGCGTGCGGCTGGCGTGGGGCCCAGCGAGCAGCTGgcggctggggggggtggtgtggggcCTGGCGGTGGTGTGGGGCCTGGCGGTGGTGAGGGGCCTAGCAGTGGCATGGAGCCTAGCAGTGGTGAGGGGCCTAGCAGTGGTGAGGGGCCTAGCGGTGGGATTGGGCCTAGTGGTGGCGCAAGGCCTAGCAGTGGTAGTAGCATTGGGACTAGCAGTGGTCTTGGGCCTAGTGGTGGTGTGAGGCCTAGCAGTGGTGGCGGTGTTGGGTCTAGCGGTGGTGCTAGGCCTAGCAATAGTGGTAGCGTAGGGCCTGGTGGTAGCACTAGGCCTAGTGGCGGTGGTGCTAGGCCTAGTGGTGGTGCTAGGCCTAGTGGTAGCGCCAGGCCTAGTGGTGGCATCAATCTTGGGCctaccaccacccccacctccaccccccgCACCATGACCTACGTGGCCAAGCCTGCTTACGTGGGGTCGGGTGGGGAAGGCCGGGGGGCGCCACTGTGCCAGATCACCGTCCGCATCGGCGAGGAGGCCATCGTCAAGCGCCGCATCTCTGAGACCGACCTTCACCTGgaggccaccaccaccacttcttcaccaccaccccctcaccagcaccaccatgcccatccccctgcccctgctgccatcTTGGATGACAGTGACGCCGAGGACAGGCTCTGGAGGCCTTACTACAGCTACAAAGCCAAGAGGAAGGCCTCTGGTGGGGCAGGGACCAGCGGTGGCGGCGCCACCAAAGCCAAGAAGCCTCGCTGGCGCCGAGTGCTGCGCTCCCTCCGCCGGGAGGTGGAAGACGGCGACGGTGAGGCCGGGCCTGctgatgccagcagcagccggcggcagcggcggcaaCGGCGGCGCCGacgccaccaccaccaccacctttgtAGGGTGTGTGGGAAGAGCTTCAGTGCCCTGAAGAAGCTGAGGAAGCACCAACGAGGACATGAGGGGACAGAAGGTGATGCTGGAGGTGACGGCGGCGGCGGTGCTGCCCGTGTTGGCCGGCGGCCATCTTTGCGCTTTGCCTGCAGCCGCTGCTCCAAGGTCTGCAAGACGGCTGCCGCCCTGAGCCGCCATGCCAAGAGGCACCAGGCCGAGGCCTCTCTGCCGCCTCCGGGGCTGCCGCCATTGTCACCTCCTTGCCCAGTGTCTCCGGCGCCACCGCCGACCGTCATCACCTACACCCCGCTGGCGGCTGGGGGAGGGttggaggatgaggaaggggctgaaggggctggggatAAAGAAGGGGGGGTCGCCCCAGCTCTTCCTCAGTGGAGTGACAGTGGTGACCCCCCGCCGGGGGATGCCGTGGCGGtggctggggggaaggaagTGGCGGTGAACAATGATGTCCCTGGGGCAGCCGAATCCACATTTCAGAA CACCTTCCGGCATCGCAGCGAcattccagccctgcccagccgcCTGTGA
- the GRK1 gene encoding rhodopsin kinase GRK1, producing MDIGGLETVVANSAYVSARGGTAPARDRRHRLRLPHISQCQALRARLAQDGAPGGPQSGATQNSIGPPQDGHQGAQNGGLAIQNGGPAAQNGGQGREEDLSFCWQCVEQPIGKQLFQRFLRGAPGLAAAGALWQELEAYERCEEGERSAAAAAIRGRFFSPSGEQHCPFLSQAATAPPSGPVENFSQARREVLAHLEAVAWGPYRASPEFSRFVQFKWLESQAVGGDAFVDFRVLGKGGFGEVCACQRRATGKMYANKRLNKKRLKKRKGYEAALVEKRILARVHSRFIVSLACAFQTKSDLCLVMTLMNGGDLRYHIYNVDEANPGFLEPRAVFYTAQILLGLEHLHQHRIVYRDLKPENVLLDDAGHVRLSDMGLAVELKDGENKTRGYAGTPGFMAPEVLRDEEYDWSVDYFTLGVTLYEMLEAKGPFRRRGEKVENKEVTRRILHDPVTYSEKFSAAAKAICEGLLAKDAGARLGFRGNDCAQLKAQPIFSSVNWGRLEAGLVPPPFVPDPRRVYAKDLGDVGAFSTVRGVELDAADASFFDDFSSGTVALPWQEELLETGVFEELNVWGPPGTLPPDLDPNKAAVAGGVKSGTCCLI from the exons atggACATCGGCGGCCTGGAGACGGTGGTGGCCAACTCCGCCTACGTCTCTGCCCGCGGCGGCACCGCCCCGGCCCGCGACCGCCGCCACCGCCTCCGCCTGCCCCACATCAGCCAGTGCCAGGCCCTCCGTGCCCGTCTGGCGCAGGATGGCGCCCCGGGGGGGCCCCAAAGCGGGGCCACTCAGAACAGCATTGGCCCTCCCCAAGACGGCCACCAGGGCGCTCAAAATGGCGGCCTGGCCATCCAAAATGGCGGCCCAGCCGCTCAAAACGGTGgccaaggcagggaggaggacctCTCCTTCTGCTGGCAGTGCGTGGAGCAGCCAATCGGCAAGCAGCTCTTCCAGCGGTTCCTGCGAGGGGCTCCGGGACTGGCCGCCGCTGGGGCcctgtggcaggagctggaagcctaTGAGAGGTgcgaggagggggagaggagcgCAGCGGCAGCGGCCATCAGGGGGCGCTTCTTCAGCCCCagtggggagcagcactgccccttcctcagccaggctgccacGGCGCCCCCCAGtg GCCCCGTGGAGAACTTCAGCCAAGCTCGCCGCGAGGTCTTGGCCCACCTGGAAGCAGTGGCCTGGGGGCCATACCGAGCGTCTCCCGAGTTCAGTCGCTTTGTCCAGTTCAAGTGGTTGGAGAGCCAGGCCGTGGGGGGCGACGCCTTCGTGGACTTCCGCGTCCTGGGCAAGGGAGGCTTCGGCGAGGTCTGCGCCTGCCAGCGCCGCGCCACCGGCAAGATGTACGCCAACAAGCGCCTCAACAAGAAGCGCCTCAAGAAGCGCAAGGGCTACGAG GCGGCGCTGGTGGAGAAGCGAATCCTGGCACGGGTCCACAGCCGCTTCATTGTCTCCTTGGCCTGCGCCTTCCAGACCAAGAGTGACCTCTGTCTGGTCATGACCCTCATGAATGGGGGGGACCTGCG GTACCACATCTACAACGTGGATGAGGCCAACCCAGGTTTCCTGGAGCCCAGAGCTGTCTTCTACACGGCCCAGATCCTGCTGGGCCTAGAGCACCTCCACCAGCACAGAATTGTCTACAGGGACCTCAAGCCAGAGAATGTCCTCCTGGATGATGCTg GCCACGTCCGTCTGTCTGACATGGGCCTGGCTGTGGAGCTCAAGGATGGAGAGAACAAAACCAGAGGCTATGCAGGGACCCCAG GGTTCATGGCTCCTGAGGTGCTGCGGGACGAGGAATACGATTGGTCAGTTGACTACTTCACCTTGGGGGTGACCCTCTACGAGATGCTGGAGGCCAAAGGTCCCTTCCGTCGTCGTGGGGAGAAG gTGGAGAACAAGGAGGTGACCAGGCGCATTCTCCACGACCCTGTCACCTACTCGGAGAAGTTCAGTGCCGCGGCCAAGGCCATCTGCGAAGGTCTCCTGGCCAAGGACGCTGGAGCTCGCTTGGGCTTCAGGGGCAATGACTGCGCCCAGCTGAAGGCCCAACCCATCTTCTCCAGCGTCAACTGGGGTCGCCTGGAGGCAG GTTTGGTGCCTCCCCCGTTCGTCCCCGACCCTCGCCGGGTCTACGCCAAGGACCTGGGGGACGTTGGGGCCTTCTCCACCGTCCGGGGGGTGGAGCTGGACGCAGCTGATGCCTCCTTCTTCGACGACTTCTCTTCAGGCACCGTCgccctcccctggcaggaggagctgctggagaccgGAGTCTTTGAGGAGCTCAACGTTTGGGGGCCCCCGGGGACCTTGCCCCCCGATTTAGACCCCAACAAAGCAGCGGTGGCCGGGGGGGTCAAGTCTGGGACGTGCTGCTTGATTTGA